In a genomic window of Bradyrhizobium ontarionense:
- the tnpB gene encoding IS66 family insertion sequence element accessory protein TnpB (TnpB, as the term is used for proteins encoded by IS66 family insertion elements, is considered an accessory protein, since TnpC, encoded by a neighboring gene, is a DDE family transposase.) — protein MMFVPAGVKVHLALGYTDMCKGMDGLAMLQETLKKDPFSGHLFAFRGKKASILKVLFWDGNGLCLFTKRIDQGGFVWPVRAGYDGSITLTPAQLAMLIEGIDWRAPERV, from the coding sequence ATGATGTTCGTTCCTGCAGGCGTGAAAGTGCACCTGGCGCTCGGCTACACCGACATGTGCAAGGGCATGGATGGGCTTGCAATGCTCCAGGAGACGCTGAAGAAAGACCCGTTCTCCGGTCATCTGTTTGCCTTCCGCGGCAAGAAGGCATCGATACTGAAGGTCCTGTTCTGGGACGGAAACGGGCTTTGTCTGTTCACGAAACGCATCGACCAGGGTGGCTTCGTGTGGCCAGTGAGGGCGGGCTATGACGGCTCGATCACACTCACACCAGCTCAACTCGCGATGCTGATTGAAGGCATCGACTGGCGTGCGCCAGAGCGTGTCTAG
- the tnpA gene encoding IS66 family insertion sequence element accessory protein TnpA yields the protein MGSGHFENKARREWWSLHIGAWRRSGLGIRKYCQQQRLTENTLRRWLKRLAGNETALKLEKYQTELRRERAREEREKALRKQKQRRFTVTSDVRNQASQAFWAMHVEALNGSGMGLRAYAAAMQLSPHSLRKWRDRLDVGEVTIDWRAHLHPSARPAVSTVVSSATKEPNCETSLTDEPLDR from the coding sequence GTGGGATCCGGACATTTCGAAAACAAAGCGCGACGCGAATGGTGGTCGCTGCACATCGGGGCATGGCGTCGAAGCGGTCTCGGGATCCGCAAATACTGCCAGCAACAACGCCTGACCGAGAACACTCTGCGGCGTTGGCTGAAGCGGTTGGCCGGCAACGAGACTGCGCTTAAGCTTGAGAAATATCAGACGGAATTGCGCCGCGAGCGCGCCCGGGAAGAGCGAGAAAAGGCGCTCCGAAAGCAGAAGCAGCGCAGGTTCACCGTCACCTCGGATGTGCGCAATCAGGCGTCTCAGGCGTTCTGGGCGATGCATGTCGAGGCGCTGAACGGGAGCGGAATGGGTCTCCGCGCCTATGCTGCCGCGATGCAGCTGTCGCCGCACTCGCTGCGCAAATGGCGTGACCGACTGGACGTTGGTGAGGTCACGATCGACTGGCGCGCCCATCTTCATCCCTCCGCCCGGCCCGCCGTTAGCACTGTCGTAAGCAGCGCTACTAAGGAGCCCAACTGCGAAACGAGCTTGACAGATGAGCCACTTGACAGATGA
- a CDS encoding transposase: MSHLTDEPRDGRANRRRFTDEEKLAIVRESDVPGTSAAELCRLHGIVTSMLFRWRVQFGFGKRSKAIFAAVTLAGASSDQLVLNDLLQAPDGMMTVELSDGRSVFAPSGTDPEVVRAHVENKETAP, from the coding sequence ATGAGCCACTTGACAGATGAGCCACGTGATGGGCGCGCGAACCGGCGCCGGTTCACGGATGAGGAAAAGCTAGCGATCGTGCGTGAGTCCGACGTTCCGGGTACGTCCGCCGCTGAGCTCTGCCGGCTCCACGGCATCGTCACGAGCATGTTGTTCCGTTGGCGCGTCCAGTTCGGCTTCGGCAAGCGCTCGAAGGCAATTTTTGCAGCGGTGACGCTTGCCGGAGCATCCTCCGACCAGCTCGTATTGAACGATCTCTTGCAAGCGCCCGACGGCATGATGACCGTTGAACTGTCGGATGGGCGTAGCGTCTTTGCGCCCTCGGGCACTGATCCTGAGGTTGTCCGAGCGCATGTCGAGAACAAGGAGACTGCACCATGA
- the tnpB gene encoding IS66 family insertion sequence element accessory protein TnpB (TnpB, as the term is used for proteins encoded by IS66 family insertion elements, is considered an accessory protein, since TnpC, encoded by a neighboring gene, is a DDE family transposase.) has product MMIVPAGVKVHLALGYTDMRKGMDGLTMLVQDTLKTDPFSGHLFAFRGKQASMLKIRFWDGNGLCLFTKRIDRGGFVWPRVSDAEGTVTLSLAQLAMLIEGIDWRAPERVWKPAIAG; this is encoded by the coding sequence ATGATGATCGTTCCCGCAGGAGTGAAAGTACATCTGGCGCTCGGCTACACCGACATGCGGAAGGGCATGGACGGGCTCACAATGCTGGTCCAAGACACGTTGAAAACGGACCCGTTCTCGGGCCATCTCTTTGCCTTCCGCGGCAAGCAGGCATCGATGTTGAAAATCCGCTTTTGGGACGGCAACGGGCTCTGCCTGTTCACTAAACGAATTGACCGAGGTGGCTTCGTATGGCCGCGCGTCAGCGATGCGGAAGGCACCGTGACGCTCTCTCTTGCGCAGCTCGCGATGCTGATCGAAGGCATCGACTGGCGCGCGCCAGAGCGTGTCTGGAAGCCGGCGATTGCAGGATGA
- a CDS encoding transposase, which yields MQLLRDIAAAIDHRETEIERLKSIIKQLQRMQFDRSSERIDPDQFVLGLEDLRTQNEHKQRVCAVRRLRRWIR from the coding sequence ATGCAGCTGTTGCGCGACATTGCGGCCGCCATCGATCACCGCGAAACTGAGATCGAGCGCCTCAAGTCCATCATCAAACAGCTGCAGCGAATGCAGTTCGACCGCAGCTCCGAACGCATCGACCCCGACCAGTTTGTACTCGGTCTGGAGGACCTACGCACGCAAAATGAGCACAAGCAGCGGGTTTGTGCCGTTCGCCGGCTCAGGCGGTGGATTCGATAA
- a CDS encoding ParB/Srx family N-terminal domain-containing protein produces the protein MAALCRAEPRTKEKIMSSRQNIPATGSNLIMVPLAKLKNSPKNVRKMPHSLSEIDALAASIAALGMLQYPIVEPETDAKGKPTGAYLVNAGEGRRLAQLLRAKRKKIKKDEPIPCILDITHNATEISLAENAVRASMHPADEFEAFAELHNEQGMSAEDIAARFGVTAAVVRQRLKLGAVSPALLTLYRGEEMNLDQLTAFGITDDHARREEVWQSLALNISMIPNAAC, from the coding sequence ATGGCGGCTCTTTGCCGCGCAGAACCCCGAACCAAGGAGAAAATCATGAGCAGCAGACAGAACATTCCGGCCACCGGCAGCAACCTCATCATGGTGCCGCTGGCGAAACTGAAGAACTCGCCGAAGAATGTGCGCAAGATGCCGCATTCACTCAGCGAGATCGACGCGCTGGCCGCCAGCATCGCCGCGCTCGGCATGCTCCAATATCCCATCGTCGAGCCAGAGACCGATGCGAAGGGCAAGCCAACCGGCGCTTACCTCGTCAATGCCGGTGAGGGGAGGCGGCTTGCCCAACTGCTTCGCGCCAAGCGCAAGAAGATCAAGAAGGACGAGCCGATCCCCTGCATCTTGGACATCACCCACAACGCCACCGAGATCAGCCTCGCCGAGAACGCCGTTCGCGCCAGTATGCATCCCGCCGACGAGTTCGAGGCCTTCGCCGAGCTGCATAACGAACAAGGCATGAGCGCCGAGGATATCGCGGCGCGTTTCGGCGTCACCGCCGCTGTCGTCAGACAGCGGCTGAAGCTTGGAGCCGTCAGTCCCGCCCTGCTCACGCTCTACCGGGGCGAGGAGATGAATCTCGATCAGCTCACCGCCTTCGGCATCACCGACGACCACGCACGGCGGGAGGAAGTCTGGCAAAGCCTGGCGCTGAACATCTCAATGATTCCCAATGCCGCCTGCTGA
- a CDS encoding S1/P1 nuclease, protein MGAQYFGNAVAIMSSYSQQHCLPLVRWTLLSLQVFILIACPVNRAFAWGQEGHSIIAELAERRLDVETLRKVKILLGGVSMPSVASWADDYRATHPDSASWHFVDIPFDQNAYDPTRDCKPEKGDCIIHAIARFRADVTDCSKSLGERGDALKFLIHFVGDIHQPLHVETRFNADGTDDQGGNKVLVTFFDQPNVKLHALWDTGLIMHTVYNWGAYVTRLQTGWLNGRDTSSLDGGTPTDWALEAHRYVPMVYDIPADNVLGRAYYDKALPIVDRQLAIAALRLVRLLKETLRNADACP, encoded by the coding sequence TTGGGCGCGCAATATTTTGGTAACGCGGTCGCGATCATGTCGAGCTATTCCCAGCAGCATTGCCTCCCCCTTGTCCGATGGACGCTTCTGAGTCTTCAGGTCTTCATCCTGATTGCATGTCCGGTCAATCGAGCCTTTGCCTGGGGTCAGGAGGGGCACTCGATCATCGCCGAACTGGCTGAGCGCCGGCTGGATGTCGAGACTCTCCGCAAAGTCAAGATCCTCCTCGGGGGCGTCTCCATGCCGTCGGTTGCTAGCTGGGCTGATGATTACCGGGCCACACACCCTGACAGCGCCAGCTGGCATTTCGTTGATATTCCGTTCGATCAGAACGCCTACGATCCGACCCGTGACTGCAAGCCGGAAAAGGGCGACTGCATCATTCATGCAATCGCTCGCTTTCGCGCTGATGTTACGGACTGCTCGAAGTCTCTCGGTGAGCGCGGCGATGCCCTTAAGTTTCTGATTCATTTCGTAGGCGATATCCACCAGCCCCTGCATGTCGAAACACGGTTCAACGCGGACGGCACGGACGATCAAGGCGGCAACAAGGTCCTCGTTACCTTTTTTGATCAGCCGAACGTAAAGCTCCACGCGCTCTGGGATACCGGGCTCATCATGCACACGGTCTATAACTGGGGGGCCTATGTGACTCGCCTTCAGACCGGCTGGCTCAATGGACGCGATACGAGCTCGCTTGATGGTGGGACGCCGACCGATTGGGCGCTGGAGGCCCACAGGTATGTCCCGATGGTCTATGACATTCCGGCGGATAACGTGCTTGGCCGGGCCTATTACGACAAGGCACTGCCAATCGTGGACCGACAGCTTGCAATCGCAGCCCTCCGCCTAGTCCGTCTTCTCAAGGAGACACTGCGTAACGCCGATGCCTGTCCTTAA
- a CDS encoding serine protease yields the protein MHALDWVSGVASQLAEQFTLARLAYSALACIVIAILAKSVMATWQTGSITLGDFEYYADGARKPEFGQQIRGETFEFYNLIVRLIQQEAERFKMEGERRDQKDESDTAGRLPVIQNEQVVELGSKSNELQQLEITVEGVNVKNLVTALGRVITPSPRELTASIFSSNNSRRVFVTAPTSAGKEQARPVPALVAGGIENDTNTAFRIACYMIWSQWKEGTSDFGVKFGEFCRVARLLYIRSTLDSLPPYEFDKQKYKDDVDFLKDTYKAAALASPEYRLIYSSLSGLQRYVGDEKINLTPASSATIDSLVDIIGLYALEARRFRSPGDGIDWLKGLPPDASDRKIVNAQYFQHRLMDDCPPPPSGASKRGIPDAVRSQFQNVVRIIYERKGAPVVTSGIILSDETAVTVFPRRGPAAEIPAEMEIQLISCGKIFETHRVEKVSRIAEDSPFVRLTVPGLKATLPLPSITDASLDDPDRNRELYVVGYLRRTSGLYFGPRERVPDGIDNNDRRVSRAEQLPSWSSVGDDDDLGRFDLNVPYGPGMIGSPVFAPDGRLLGLLDIGEFLNRGQLVLAVGIPAKTLAPDLKATH from the coding sequence ATGCATGCACTCGATTGGGTGAGCGGTGTTGCGTCTCAACTGGCCGAGCAATTCACGTTGGCGCGCCTGGCTTACTCCGCCCTGGCCTGCATTGTCATCGCCATCCTCGCCAAGAGCGTCATGGCGACCTGGCAGACCGGCAGCATCACTCTCGGCGATTTCGAGTACTATGCCGACGGAGCCCGCAAACCAGAATTCGGCCAGCAGATTCGGGGAGAGACGTTCGAGTTTTACAATCTGATCGTGAGGCTAATTCAGCAGGAGGCCGAGCGTTTCAAGATGGAGGGCGAACGGCGAGACCAGAAGGATGAATCGGACACCGCTGGCCGTTTGCCGGTGATTCAAAACGAACAGGTGGTCGAACTCGGCAGCAAGAGCAATGAGCTGCAGCAGCTTGAGATCACCGTCGAAGGGGTTAACGTCAAGAACCTCGTCACCGCTCTCGGGCGCGTGATAACTCCGTCGCCGCGAGAGCTGACTGCATCCATTTTCAGCAGCAACAACTCACGGCGCGTCTTCGTTACCGCGCCGACGAGCGCCGGCAAAGAACAGGCACGTCCTGTTCCGGCGCTGGTTGCTGGCGGGATCGAAAACGATACGAATACGGCCTTTCGGATCGCCTGCTATATGATCTGGTCGCAATGGAAGGAAGGCACCTCGGACTTTGGCGTGAAGTTTGGCGAGTTCTGCCGCGTCGCCCGCCTCCTCTATATCCGTAGCACGCTCGACTCGCTTCCGCCTTACGAGTTCGACAAGCAAAAATACAAAGACGATGTCGATTTTCTGAAGGACACTTACAAGGCGGCGGCGCTCGCGAGTCCCGAATACCGGCTGATCTACTCGTCGCTTTCGGGCCTGCAGCGATATGTGGGAGATGAGAAGATCAATCTGACGCCAGCCTCAAGCGCAACCATCGACTCGCTGGTCGATATCATTGGTCTCTACGCGCTGGAAGCTCGACGATTTCGGTCACCTGGCGATGGAATAGACTGGTTGAAGGGGCTTCCACCCGATGCCTCCGACCGAAAAATCGTGAATGCCCAATATTTCCAGCATCGTCTTATGGACGATTGCCCTCCGCCACCCTCCGGCGCATCGAAGCGCGGCATTCCCGATGCGGTTCGCTCCCAATTTCAAAACGTGGTTCGGATCATCTATGAGCGCAAAGGCGCGCCAGTCGTCACTTCCGGAATCATCCTGTCTGATGAAACAGCCGTCACCGTCTTTCCGCGGCGAGGGCCGGCAGCCGAGATACCTGCCGAGATGGAGATCCAACTCATTAGCTGCGGTAAGATCTTCGAGACGCATAGGGTGGAGAAGGTAAGCCGAATTGCGGAGGACTCCCCCTTCGTGCGCCTCACCGTCCCCGGCTTGAAGGCAACGCTTCCGCTACCATCAATCACCGATGCATCCCTGGACGATCCAGATCGAAACCGCGAACTCTACGTGGTGGGATATCTGCGGCGGACAAGTGGTTTGTATTTTGGACCTCGAGAGCGTGTCCCCGACGGCATCGATAACAATGACCGCCGGGTCTCCAGGGCCGAGCAGCTTCCAAGCTGGAGTAGCGTTGGCGATGATGACGATCTGGGCCGATTTGATCTCAATGTCCCGTATGGCCCGGGAATGATCGGCAGCCCCGTATTTGCGCCAGATGGCAGATTGCTCGGCCTACTCGACATCGGCGAATTCTTAAACCGTGGGCAGCTGGTGCTAGCGGTCGGCATCCCTGCCAAGACACTCGCCCCGGATTTGAAGGCAACGCACTAA
- a CDS encoding DUF2235 domain-containing protein, translating into MPKNIVIFSDGTGQAGGIHFDEARTNVYKLYRACRVGPDTKINPAEQVAFYDPGLGSAADGGHFKVGWMRTIYNLLSMATGLGITRNIVDCYAAILSLYTEGDRIFLIGFSRGAYTVRSLAGVIAQCGIPRHMPDGSPLRRDPASLQKLAEHAVKDVYQFCPSYARTPHHWYRQFLLDTRSAIARQFREQYGSSATVNGVEQANVFPYFIGVFDTVAALGHKYLGPVVFVAGAAVLFGLHVLGSWIEPSWPWAGRLTRDISYLGIVTAVALFLKNYLKMAPALPNYGFWKRLATVHFAPRKHKFYDTTLNPNVPYAKHAISIDENRADFARVRWNPLDSSRTYTRDALGNIFFEQVWFPGVHADIGGGYLENEARLSDIALNWMVAGACMIPDGLKHDCNVLRLSPDPAGPQHNEQAGGFLKLGARTIPTDEATGLSNSPMHKSVYDRFRATEVLLYDRIAAYRPENMRVHVDFRHCFDGNQPPAVLHSVADNIELKWERAGYPGRL; encoded by the coding sequence ATGCCAAAGAATATCGTAATCTTTTCCGACGGCACCGGCCAGGCCGGCGGCATCCATTTCGATGAAGCCAGGACGAACGTTTACAAGCTCTACCGCGCGTGCCGCGTCGGTCCTGACACCAAAATCAATCCCGCCGAGCAGGTGGCCTTCTACGACCCCGGCCTTGGTTCGGCAGCGGACGGCGGCCATTTCAAAGTCGGCTGGATGCGCACGATCTATAACCTGTTGAGCATGGCGACGGGCCTCGGCATCACCCGCAACATCGTCGATTGCTATGCCGCGATCCTGAGCCTCTACACTGAAGGCGACCGCATCTTCCTGATCGGCTTCAGCCGTGGCGCGTATACTGTGCGGTCCCTCGCGGGTGTGATCGCGCAATGTGGCATTCCACGACACATGCCGGACGGCTCGCCTCTCAGGCGCGATCCCGCCAGTCTACAGAAACTTGCCGAGCATGCGGTGAAGGATGTCTACCAGTTCTGCCCGTCCTATGCGCGCACGCCGCATCACTGGTACCGCCAGTTTCTGCTTGATACGCGCAGCGCGATCGCGCGTCAGTTCCGCGAGCAGTATGGCAGTTCAGCGACTGTGAACGGCGTCGAGCAGGCAAATGTGTTTCCGTATTTCATCGGAGTGTTCGATACGGTGGCGGCCCTTGGCCACAAATATCTTGGCCCCGTAGTGTTTGTGGCTGGGGCTGCGGTTCTTTTTGGCCTTCATGTGCTGGGCTCATGGATCGAGCCCTCGTGGCCGTGGGCAGGCCGGCTGACCCGCGATATCAGCTATCTTGGTATCGTGACGGCCGTAGCCCTGTTCCTGAAGAATTACCTCAAGATGGCGCCAGCCCTCCCGAACTACGGCTTCTGGAAACGGCTTGCCACTGTCCACTTTGCGCCACGCAAGCACAAATTCTACGACACGACGCTAAATCCCAACGTGCCTTACGCCAAGCACGCCATCTCGATCGATGAGAACCGGGCAGATTTCGCGCGCGTGAGGTGGAATCCCCTTGACAGCTCGCGGACCTACACGCGCGATGCTCTCGGCAATATCTTCTTCGAGCAGGTGTGGTTTCCCGGCGTCCATGCTGATATCGGCGGCGGCTACCTGGAGAACGAGGCGCGCCTGTCGGATATTGCCCTCAATTGGATGGTAGCAGGGGCCTGCATGATCCCCGATGGTCTGAAGCACGACTGCAATGTACTGCGTCTCTCTCCCGATCCAGCCGGGCCGCAACACAACGAGCAGGCGGGCGGCTTCCTGAAGCTCGGCGCCCGGACCATCCCGACCGACGAAGCGACGGGCCTCTCGAATTCCCCGATGCACAAATCCGTCTATGATCGTTTCCGGGCAACCGAGGTTCTGCTCTACGACCGGATAGCCGCCTATCGTCCCGAAAATATGCGCGTTCATGTAGATTTCCGGCATTGCTTCGACGGGAACCAGCCGCCGGCCGTACTCCACTCGGTAGCCGATAACATCGAATTGAAGTGGGAGAGAGCTGGATATCCGGGCCGCCTTTGA
- a CDS encoding SH3 domain-containing protein translates to MKYSLLIASSIAFMGFTTAVMAEEDIPALGQVTTNKKTALKTAPSAQASASRMIEPNTDLRWVRGDRKGKYVRVIAPKGPSGWVLAADVKSLVKPDLSSIALEGSAQPCVSPETIKVCTARKPTGCAAPDSAHGAINRIKRTMPPEGPVTTVTFDTFSQLQSAAEERVDQGAEIEPADRDKIKSIDTAEGTVGEGSLVRLVAFLSEGKPHANTGESVNCNLKGQENNDLHISVTEKKNGSEFDGIVVEMIPQNRPDNWTAADLATLRGKVLLIEGALLYDNMHVTNGDANNPLSGQPKRFSLWEIHPITSLKVCKKPTASQCDPDRTADWKDF, encoded by the coding sequence ATGAAATATTCCTTGCTGATTGCTTCCTCCATCGCATTCATGGGCTTCACGACGGCCGTCATGGCAGAAGAAGACATTCCTGCTCTTGGGCAAGTAACCACCAACAAGAAAACCGCCCTCAAGACGGCTCCGAGCGCTCAGGCAAGTGCCTCAAGGATGATCGAGCCCAACACCGACTTGCGCTGGGTGAGAGGCGATCGCAAGGGAAAATATGTGCGGGTTATTGCGCCGAAAGGCCCAAGTGGCTGGGTCTTGGCTGCGGATGTCAAGTCGCTCGTAAAGCCGGACCTGTCCAGCATTGCACTCGAGGGATCAGCACAGCCCTGTGTGTCTCCGGAGACCATAAAGGTCTGCACCGCGAGAAAGCCAACCGGCTGTGCCGCGCCCGACAGCGCCCACGGCGCGATCAACCGGATCAAGCGGACCATGCCGCCGGAGGGACCGGTCACCACCGTAACCTTCGATACTTTCTCCCAGCTCCAGAGCGCAGCCGAGGAGCGCGTCGATCAGGGCGCCGAGATAGAACCTGCCGATCGAGACAAGATCAAGAGTATCGATACAGCCGAGGGGACCGTGGGTGAAGGATCTCTGGTCCGACTCGTGGCCTTCCTGTCCGAGGGCAAGCCGCATGCAAACACGGGCGAGTCCGTGAACTGCAATCTCAAGGGCCAAGAGAACAACGACCTGCATATCTCCGTCACCGAGAAGAAGAACGGCAGCGAATTCGATGGCATCGTGGTCGAGATGATCCCCCAGAATCGGCCGGATAACTGGACAGCGGCCGACTTGGCGACACTGCGAGGCAAAGTGCTCCTAATCGAGGGAGCGCTGCTGTACGACAATATGCATGTGACGAACGGCGATGCGAACAATCCGCTTAGCGGGCAGCCCAAGCGCTTTTCACTGTGGGAAATTCATCCGATCACATCGCTAAAGGTCTGCAAGAAGCCCACCGCCAGTCAATGTGATCCGGACCGTACCGCCGACTGGAAGGATTTTTAG
- a CDS encoding tyrosine-type recombinase/integrase codes for MQIRVAVEEFMRYCAFERQLSAHTIEAYTADLGELRRFLPDDALVASITEQTLGYYLVELLERRRLAFGTVRRRFACLRAFMKRLAKTGVVVDPFVRWRLQLPKRKRLPRSLTRGDVSALLSSFDELKQGTPRTRHAFTAARLMIATGVRVGELCRIAVQDLASDGSSIRIYGKGARERVVYVSDASLRCDMVEMLAWHRESGSLSGNLFLNSRGAPMRPQSIRLALRRHRRDGERRVTPHMLRHTAATLLIERGVDIRFVQRLLGHSSIATTEIYTHVSDEALRSTLERADVLRQLAA; via the coding sequence ATGCAAATCAGGGTGGCGGTCGAGGAATTCATGCGATATTGTGCCTTCGAACGGCAGCTGTCGGCTCATACGATCGAGGCGTATACCGCGGATCTCGGCGAGCTGCGGCGGTTCTTGCCGGATGATGCGCTCGTGGCATCGATTACTGAGCAGACGTTGGGCTACTATCTCGTCGAATTGCTCGAACGTAGAAGACTTGCGTTTGGCACTGTGCGGCGGCGTTTCGCCTGCTTGCGGGCATTCATGAAGAGGCTTGCCAAGACAGGGGTTGTTGTGGACCCGTTTGTGAGGTGGCGGCTACAACTTCCCAAGCGCAAGCGGCTGCCGCGATCCTTGACGCGCGGCGACGTGTCCGCGCTACTCTCGAGCTTCGACGAGCTGAAGCAGGGGACGCCACGCACGCGTCATGCGTTCACAGCCGCGCGATTAATGATTGCAACAGGGGTGCGCGTTGGCGAGCTGTGCAGGATCGCCGTTCAGGACTTGGCCTCGGATGGGAGCTCGATCCGGATCTACGGAAAAGGAGCGCGCGAAAGGGTGGTTTACGTCTCAGACGCCTCGCTGCGGTGCGACATGGTCGAGATGCTCGCTTGGCATCGTGAGAGCGGAAGTCTTTCGGGAAATCTGTTCCTGAATAGCCGCGGTGCGCCGATGAGGCCGCAATCGATCCGGCTAGCTTTGCGGCGCCATCGTCGGGACGGAGAACGTCGGGTTACACCACACATGCTCAGGCACACGGCCGCAACCTTGCTGATCGAGCGCGGAGTCGATATCCGTTTCGTGCAGAGGTTGTTGGGTCATTCTAGTATTGCAACCACTGAAATCTACACCCACGTGTCGGACGAGGCTTTGAGGTCCACTCTGGAACGAGCCGATGTTTTGAGACAATTGGCCGCTTGA
- a CDS encoding GNAT family N-acetyltransferase: MSIADDSDEPERVSALFRTIVDALPYYNERAKTSEISKYSANRLRQSASIDSSSILVARFNTSLVGFVISNLDDETIWLSWFGVDPVYRRRGIGDQLLQALDRRALSMGVHKLWCDSRTDNVESKARLADNGFRQICTIPDHWYRQDFILWEKRVG, encoded by the coding sequence ATGTCGATAGCCGACGATAGCGACGAACCGGAGCGCGTCAGCGCCTTGTTCCGGACGATTGTCGACGCGCTGCCGTACTATAATGAAAGAGCAAAGACCTCGGAGATATCCAAGTACTCCGCCAATCGACTTCGTCAGAGTGCGTCAATAGATTCAAGTTCGATCCTCGTCGCGCGCTTCAATACTAGCCTTGTCGGATTCGTCATAAGCAATTTGGATGATGAGACGATCTGGTTGTCTTGGTTTGGCGTAGATCCTGTCTACAGGAGACGAGGAATCGGTGATCAGCTCTTGCAGGCGCTCGATCGACGCGCGCTCTCAATGGGAGTGCACAAGCTATGGTGCGATTCACGGACTGATAATGTGGAGTCTAAGGCAAGACTTGCTGATAATGGATTCCGGCAGATTTGCACCATACCGGATCATTGGTATCGCCAGGATTTTATCCTATGGGAAAAGCGCGTCGGCTGA
- a CDS encoding 2OG-Fe(II) oxygenase family protein: protein MPSDVPISEECIDEIEREGFAILEVPDAFQELIKPAFEAGDRFFEADLTSKLRDRLPFDNGYRPYGTEYSASSSHPDEVESFTASYRIPSPKSKLSPLGNSLHMAMLPIFDSFERVAENIASRLAVRFGNYDNQTDLLGSFKKWSLLQFNYSRPSLTKADLINDLHEDGCLLTVMSIAEAGLELQSGSDFRPVTPSGRHILVMAGEIMWLMTAGAIRPAYHRVRKIEAYSSRRSILFFADMNPARCRPWRLSDINRSVNIGDRVLKNSKRFGLSEWISDQ, encoded by the coding sequence ATGCCTTCCGACGTCCCGATAAGTGAGGAATGCATCGACGAGATTGAGAGGGAGGGGTTTGCTATCCTGGAAGTCCCGGATGCATTCCAGGAACTCATAAAGCCGGCCTTTGAAGCGGGAGATCGTTTCTTTGAAGCCGATCTAACCAGTAAGCTTCGCGACCGACTTCCTTTTGATAACGGCTATCGTCCCTACGGGACTGAATACTCCGCCTCAAGCAGTCACCCCGATGAGGTCGAATCGTTCACGGCGAGCTACCGTATACCCAGCCCAAAGAGCAAGCTGTCTCCACTAGGAAACTCGCTGCACATGGCAATGCTGCCAATCTTCGACAGCTTTGAGCGCGTAGCAGAAAACATTGCCTCAAGACTCGCAGTCCGATTTGGAAACTACGACAATCAGACAGATCTTCTCGGCTCGTTCAAAAAATGGTCTTTGCTTCAATTCAACTACTCGCGGCCATCTCTCACGAAAGCTGATCTTATAAATGACTTACACGAGGATGGTTGCCTTCTTACGGTTATGTCAATCGCCGAAGCGGGCCTCGAACTTCAATCGGGGAGCGACTTCAGGCCAGTAACGCCTTCGGGACGACATATTCTAGTCATGGCAGGCGAAATTATGTGGCTTATGACGGCCGGAGCGATCAGACCAGCCTACCATCGAGTTCGAAAGATTGAAGCGTACTCAAGCCGCAGGTCAATTCTTTTCTTTGCCGACATGAATCCAGCCCGATGTCGTCCTTGGCGACTATCTGACATTAATCGAAGCGTGAACATTGGCGATCGAGTGCTGAAGAACTCTAAGCGCTTCGGTCTCTCGGAATGGATTTCTGACCAATAG